One window from the genome of Thermodesulfobacteriota bacterium encodes:
- a CDS encoding IclR family transcriptional regulator, producing the protein MASQPSSRPNNLVQSIERMSLILDILGQNPQGISLGELSSKVNLPKGTTHRLLSSLAYLGYVRQDEKTRYYLLGFKLVELGNILLNQLDLRKEAEPFLKELAEKTKETIHMVILDHNEVVYIEKVEGDHNPSGLKMASRIGLRNPAHSSAVGKVLLAHFSEEELNQFLKGKELQKRTENTITDVAQLKDHLKIVRSQGYAIDNEENEKGVRCIGAPIYDRTGRPVAAISISGPAFRITKKLAQEVLKKEVMETASKISQRLGYREGR; encoded by the coding sequence TCGTCCAGAGCATCGAACGGATGTCTCTGATCCTCGATATCTTGGGACAGAATCCTCAAGGCATCAGCCTCGGAGAACTCTCCTCGAAGGTCAACCTTCCCAAAGGGACGACCCACCGTCTCCTCTCCTCTCTGGCCTATCTCGGATATGTCCGTCAGGACGAAAAGACCCGATATTACTTGCTGGGATTCAAACTGGTGGAACTTGGAAATATCCTCTTAAACCAACTGGACCTTAGAAAAGAGGCCGAACCCTTTTTAAAAGAGCTGGCCGAAAAGACCAAGGAGACCATCCACATGGTGATCCTCGATCATAACGAGGTCGTCTATATCGAAAAGGTCGAAGGGGATCACAATCCCAGCGGCTTGAAAATGGCCTCCCGCATCGGCCTTCGCAATCCGGCCCATAGCAGCGCCGTTGGAAAAGTCCTCCTCGCCCACTTCTCCGAGGAAGAGCTGAACCAGTTCTTGAAGGGAAAAGAGCTCCAGAAGAGGACTGAAAACACGATCACCGATGTCGCCCAGCTCAAGGATCACCTGAAGATAGTCCGGAGTCAGGGATACGCCATTGATAACGAAGAAAACGAAAAAGGGGTGCGATGTATCGGCGCTCCGATCTATGACCGGACCGGCCGCCCCGTGGCCGCCATCAGCATCTCTGGGCCTGCCTTTCGGATCACCAAAAAACTGGCCCAGGAAGTCCTAAAAAAGGAGGTGATGGAAACGGCATCGAAGAT